Proteins from a single region of Oryza brachyantha chromosome 6, ObraRS2, whole genome shotgun sequence:
- the LOC102714928 gene encoding zinc finger CCCH domain-containing protein 13-like isoform X2 encodes MAQGCGRRDHRPDDFRGRHLRRYSPHRRNSPERDARGHFFRDQRPHSRDRGSSHSRSPIRKSEGRHRKKIDSGKTDSSESLNTSDNDDRKKDDISNNADDKHDNEAQLQHIQLDMEALREEKSTLEMMLNGKINEASALSSRIADLESQLSEEKDACQRMASKTKKLIKAHARYVKAQDDLKRSQARFERLADLLASDTLKPCSKDQGSSAAKEDTYNAYDMSPSDQRQNHEAARKRSIALSTSEEGRSAKKKRESYDNSIPMSGKYRPEDALEPFQSSKGTETEEVLPVKRNLGEGDNNEEVNIVSSGNVFTDRYEGGDDDVLVC; translated from the exons ATGGCTCAAGGTTGTG GGAGACGGGACCATAGACCTGATGACTTTAGGGGCAGGCATCTGAGAAGATACTCACCTCATAGGAGGAATTCCCCTGAAAGAGATGCCAGGGGTCATTTCTTCCGTGATCAGAGACCACACTCTCGAGATAGGG GTTCTAGTCATTCAAGATCTCCCATCAGGAAGAG TGAGGGAAGGCATAGAAAGAAGATTGATAGCGGAAAAACTGATTCATCAGAAAGTTTGAACACCTCTGACAATGATGATAGAAAAAAGGATGATATATCCAATAATGCTGATGATAAACATGATAATGAAGCACAG CTGCAACACATTCAACTGGATATGGAAGCATTACGAGAGGAGAAATCTACACTGGAG ATGATGCTGAATGGCAAGATCAATGAAGCATCTGCACTTTCTAGCAGGATAGCCGATCTTGAATCACAATTGAGCGAAGAGAAAGATGCTTGCCAAAG GATGGCCtcaaaaacaaagaaactcATCAAAGCACATGCACGCTATGTGAAAGCTCAGGATGATTTAAAAAG GTCCCAAGCTCGTTTTGAGAGGCTCGCTGATTTGCTTGCTTCAGATACCTTGAAGCCATGTAGCAAGGATCAGGGTTCTAGTGCTGCTAAGGAAGATACGTATAATGCTTATGATATGAGTCCAAGTGATCAACGACAGAATCATGAAGCAGCTAGAAAAAGATCCATTGCCCTCTCAACAAGCGAAGAAGGAAGAAGTG cgaagaagaagagggagagTTATGACAACTCAATTCCCATGTCAGGGAAATATAGACCGGAAGATGCTCTAGAACCTTTTCAAAGCAGCAAGGGAACTGAGACAGAAGAAGTTTTACCTGTGAAGAGGAATTTAGGGGAGGGTGACAACAATGAGGAAGTGAACATTGTTTCCTCTGGCAATGTTTTTACAGATAGG TATgagggtggcgacgacgacgttcTTGTGTGCTAG
- the LOC102714928 gene encoding zinc finger CCCH domain-containing protein 13-like isoform X1 — protein sequence MREMMGPPRRGPAYKTKLCALWRRGDCTRASCSFAHGDAELRGPPPHSSFPPRTGPGRRDHRPDDFRGRHLRRYSPHRRNSPERDARGHFFRDQRPHSRDRGSSHSRSPIRKSEGRHRKKIDSGKTDSSESLNTSDNDDRKKDDISNNADDKHDNEAQLQHIQLDMEALREEKSTLEMMLNGKINEASALSSRIADLESQLSEEKDACQRMASKTKKLIKAHARYVKAQDDLKRSQARFERLADLLASDTLKPCSKDQGSSAAKEDTYNAYDMSPSDQRQNHEAARKRSIALSTSEEGRSAKKKRESYDNSIPMSGKYRPEDALEPFQSSKGTETEEVLPVKRNLGEGDNNEEVNIVSSGNVFTDRYEGGDDDVLVC from the exons atGAGGGAGATGATgggtcctcctcgccgcggcccGGCGTACAAGACGAAGCTGTGCGCGCTGTGGAGGCGCGGCGACTGCACCCGCGCCTCCTGCAGCTTCGCCCACGGCGACGCCGAGCTCCGCGGCCCGCCGCCCCATTCCTCCTTCCCGCCTCGTACTGGACCTG GGAGACGGGACCATAGACCTGATGACTTTAGGGGCAGGCATCTGAGAAGATACTCACCTCATAGGAGGAATTCCCCTGAAAGAGATGCCAGGGGTCATTTCTTCCGTGATCAGAGACCACACTCTCGAGATAGGG GTTCTAGTCATTCAAGATCTCCCATCAGGAAGAG TGAGGGAAGGCATAGAAAGAAGATTGATAGCGGAAAAACTGATTCATCAGAAAGTTTGAACACCTCTGACAATGATGATAGAAAAAAGGATGATATATCCAATAATGCTGATGATAAACATGATAATGAAGCACAG CTGCAACACATTCAACTGGATATGGAAGCATTACGAGAGGAGAAATCTACACTGGAG ATGATGCTGAATGGCAAGATCAATGAAGCATCTGCACTTTCTAGCAGGATAGCCGATCTTGAATCACAATTGAGCGAAGAGAAAGATGCTTGCCAAAG GATGGCCtcaaaaacaaagaaactcATCAAAGCACATGCACGCTATGTGAAAGCTCAGGATGATTTAAAAAG GTCCCAAGCTCGTTTTGAGAGGCTCGCTGATTTGCTTGCTTCAGATACCTTGAAGCCATGTAGCAAGGATCAGGGTTCTAGTGCTGCTAAGGAAGATACGTATAATGCTTATGATATGAGTCCAAGTGATCAACGACAGAATCATGAAGCAGCTAGAAAAAGATCCATTGCCCTCTCAACAAGCGAAGAAGGAAGAAGTG cgaagaagaagagggagagTTATGACAACTCAATTCCCATGTCAGGGAAATATAGACCGGAAGATGCTCTAGAACCTTTTCAAAGCAGCAAGGGAACTGAGACAGAAGAAGTTTTACCTGTGAAGAGGAATTTAGGGGAGGGTGACAACAATGAGGAAGTGAACATTGTTTCCTCTGGCAATGTTTTTACAGATAGG TATgagggtggcgacgacgacgttcTTGTGTGCTAG
- the LOC102714928 gene encoding zinc finger CCCH domain-containing protein 13-like isoform X3 gives MGRRDHRPDDFRGRHLRRYSPHRRNSPERDARGHFFRDQRPHSRDRGSSHSRSPIRKSEGRHRKKIDSGKTDSSESLNTSDNDDRKKDDISNNADDKHDNEAQLQHIQLDMEALREEKSTLEMMLNGKINEASALSSRIADLESQLSEEKDACQRMASKTKKLIKAHARYVKAQDDLKRSQARFERLADLLASDTLKPCSKDQGSSAAKEDTYNAYDMSPSDQRQNHEAARKRSIALSTSEEGRSAKKKRESYDNSIPMSGKYRPEDALEPFQSSKGTETEEVLPVKRNLGEGDNNEEVNIVSSGNVFTDRYEGGDDDVLVC, from the exons ATGG GGAGACGGGACCATAGACCTGATGACTTTAGGGGCAGGCATCTGAGAAGATACTCACCTCATAGGAGGAATTCCCCTGAAAGAGATGCCAGGGGTCATTTCTTCCGTGATCAGAGACCACACTCTCGAGATAGGG GTTCTAGTCATTCAAGATCTCCCATCAGGAAGAG TGAGGGAAGGCATAGAAAGAAGATTGATAGCGGAAAAACTGATTCATCAGAAAGTTTGAACACCTCTGACAATGATGATAGAAAAAAGGATGATATATCCAATAATGCTGATGATAAACATGATAATGAAGCACAG CTGCAACACATTCAACTGGATATGGAAGCATTACGAGAGGAGAAATCTACACTGGAG ATGATGCTGAATGGCAAGATCAATGAAGCATCTGCACTTTCTAGCAGGATAGCCGATCTTGAATCACAATTGAGCGAAGAGAAAGATGCTTGCCAAAG GATGGCCtcaaaaacaaagaaactcATCAAAGCACATGCACGCTATGTGAAAGCTCAGGATGATTTAAAAAG GTCCCAAGCTCGTTTTGAGAGGCTCGCTGATTTGCTTGCTTCAGATACCTTGAAGCCATGTAGCAAGGATCAGGGTTCTAGTGCTGCTAAGGAAGATACGTATAATGCTTATGATATGAGTCCAAGTGATCAACGACAGAATCATGAAGCAGCTAGAAAAAGATCCATTGCCCTCTCAACAAGCGAAGAAGGAAGAAGTG cgaagaagaagagggagagTTATGACAACTCAATTCCCATGTCAGGGAAATATAGACCGGAAGATGCTCTAGAACCTTTTCAAAGCAGCAAGGGAACTGAGACAGAAGAAGTTTTACCTGTGAAGAGGAATTTAGGGGAGGGTGACAACAATGAGGAAGTGAACATTGTTTCCTCTGGCAATGTTTTTACAGATAGG TATgagggtggcgacgacgacgttcTTGTGTGCTAG
- the LOC102715398 gene encoding protein HEAT-STRESS-ASSOCIATED 32 has product MEMRRWREDVVALSLRGCGFGDGDDDDDDRPEKPRRYGVTEMRSPLYAFRPARHALQEILDSLSPFVDGLKFTGGSHSLMGKELVREITDLAHKHDIYVSTGDWAEHLLRQGPSFFKQYVEECKALGFDNIELNAGSLKLPEEALLRLVRLIKTSGLRAKPIFSLKFDSSDIPPSGDRAFGAYIAPVKQSSERVENVDLLIRRAERCLEAGADMIMIDADDICQRADSLRADIIAKIVGRLGLEKTMFEASNANTSEWFVRRYGPRVNLFVDHSDVMNLERLRGFNMRGSSNSPLLGIGSPFFLM; this is encoded by the exons aTGGAGATGAGGCGGTGGAGGGAGGACGTGGTGGCGCTGTCGCTGCGCGGGTGCGGCTTcggcgacggggacgacgacgacgacgaccggccggAGAAGCCGCGGCGGTACGGGGTGACGGAGATGAGGAGCCCCCTCTACGCCTTCCGCCCCGCCCGCCACGCGCTGCAG GAAATATTGGATTCTCTAAGTCCCTTTGTTGATGGTTTGAAGTTTACTGGTGGATCTCATAGTTTGATGGGAAAAGAACTGGTTAGAGAGATTACTGATTTAGCACACAAGCATGACATATATGTGAGTACAGGCGATTGGGCAGAGCATCTTCTGCGGCAAGGACCTTCTTTTTTTAAGCAATATGTCGAG GAGTGCAAGGCACTAGGATTTGACAACATTGAGCTTAATGCTGGATCTCTCAAGCTCCCAGAAGAAGCTCTCCTTAGATTAGTCAGGCTCATCAAGACCAGCGGTTTGCGAGCAAAGCCCATTTTCTCACTGAAGTTTGACAGTTCTGATATTCCTCCATCGGGAGATAGGGCATTTGGGGCATACATAGCTCCAGTGAAGCAGAGTTCAG AAAGAGTTGAGAATGTTGACCTGTTGATAAGGAGGGCCGAGAGGTGCTTGGAAGCAGGCGCAGACATGATCATGATCGATGCCGACGACATTTGCCAGCGCGCTGACTCTCTACGGGCAGACATCATCGCCAAGATCGTAGGCCGGCTTGGGCTCGAGAAGACCATGTTCGAGGCATCCAACGCCAACACCTCCGAGTGGTTCGTCAGAAGATACGGGCCACGG GTAAATCTCTTCGTGGACCACTCTGATGTGATGAACCTGGAGCGTCTCCGAGGCTTCAACATGCGCGGAAGCAGCAACTCTCCCTTGCTCGGAATCGGCTCGCCCTTCTTCCTGATGTGA
- the LOC102713921 gene encoding uncharacterized protein LOC102713921, with protein sequence KWSSFTLAAVSLSGEKGEPPEEEKMPTVWAALKKSLNCKSGDSCGVIEREESQGVVTGGKKAAAAPPAPALRRSGCSRSIANLRDVIHSQYGGSRRQEVAAAAAVAGGGGECGSPRSIGSSDVLNPVTHDVLLAAGPDAKCELRISTPGRGAWGGGVPFPHSPLLLRCSTTPVSTRKSPSAMSPLRSGTVADDDDGAEAPSPAPARASCEVGVRCHRCGDRFANHDSLESHHLSRHAVTELVEGDSSRKVVEIICKAGWPKSENALGRVERVLKVHNAERSVARFEEFRETVKGRAARLPKKHPRCLADGNELLRFHATTLSCSLGAGDSSSICTSGSCSVCRIIRHGFSATREVRDGVGVFTTSTSKRALECIQETGAGAGDEAEAANAGVRKALLVCRVVAGRIHRPLENLQDVAAQPGFDSVAGKVGAYASIEELYLLNPRALLPCFVVICKS encoded by the exons AAATGGAGTAGCTTTACTTTGGCAGCAGTTTCATTGTCCGGCGAGAAAGGGgagccgccggaggaggagaagatgcCCACGGTGTGGGCGGCGCTCAAGAAGTCACTCAACTGCAAGTCGGGGGATTCTTGCGGTGTGATCGAGCGGGAGGAGTCTCAGGGCGTCGTGACAGGCgggaagaaggcggcggcggcgccgccggcgccggcgctgcgcAGGTCGGGGTGCTCGCGGTCCATCGCCAACCTGAGGGACGTGATCCACAGCCAGTACGGTGGCAGCCGGAGGCAGgaggttgccgccgccgccgccgtcgccggtggtgGAGGGGAGTGCGGTAGCCCGAGGTCGATAGGGAGCAGTGACGTGCTGAACCCGGTGACCCACGACGTGCTGCTCGCCGCAGGGCCGGATGCCAAGTGCGAGCTCCGGATCAGCACCCCCGGCCGCGGCGCGTGGGGCGGCGGGGTGCCGTTCCCGCACAGCCCGCTCCTGCTGCGGTGCAGCACCACCCCTGTCTCGACGAGGAAGTCCCCGTCTGCCATGTCGCCGCTCCGCTCCGGCACCGTcgccgatgacgacgacggggcCGAGGCGCCGTCGCCCGCTCCCGCCAGGGCCTCCTGCGAAGTCGGCGTCCGGTGCCACCGCTGCGGCGACCGCTTCGCCAACCACGACTCCCTGGAGTCGCATCACCTCTCCAGACACGCCG TGACCGAGCTGGTGGAAGGCGACTCGTCGAGGAAGGTGGTGGAGATCATCTGCAAGGCCGGGTGGCCGAAGTCGGAGAACGCACTGGGCCGCGTCGAGCGGGTGCTCAAGGTGCACAACGCGGAGAGATCGGTGGCGCGGTTCGAGGAGTTCAGGGAGACGGTGAAGGGCCGGGCAGCGAGGCTGCCCAAGAAGCACCCGCGCTGCCTCGCCGACGGCAACGAGCTGCTCCGGTTCCACGCCACGACGCTCTCCTGCtccctcggcgccggcgactccTCCAGCATCTGCACGTCGGGGAGCTGCAGCGTGTGCCGCATCATCCGCCACGGCTTCTCGGCGACGAGGGAGGTCAGGGACGGCGTCGGCGTGTTCACCACGTCCACGAGCAAGCGCGCGCTGGAGTGCATCCAAGaaaccggcgccggcgccggagacgaggccgaggcggcgaacGCGGGCGTGAGGAAGGCGCTGCTGGTGTGCAGGGTGGTCGCCGGGAGGATCCACCGGCCACTGGAGAACCTCCAGGACGTGGCCGCGCAGCCGGGCTTCGACTCCGTCGCCGGCAAGGTGGGCGCCTACGCCAGCATCGAGGAGCTGTACCTGCTCAACCCGAGAGCTCTTCTCCCCTGCTTCGTCGTGATCTGTAAATCTTGA
- the LOC102714200 gene encoding putative anthocyanidin reductase: MGSIGGGGSPEERAAAGGGPVCVTGSTGYVGSWLVRTLLRRGYRVHATARDPAKAWQVFSAVDEKEQLRVFRADMADEGSFDTAASGCVALFHVAASMDLHVSPDVDNIEEHVRTRALEPATRGTINVLQSCVRAGSVRRVVFTSSISTMTAAAAEDGRWRKAVVDESCLRAAADVWTAKPIGWVYILTKLVTEEAAFGFARENGINLASLVLPTVAGPFLTPAVPTSIQLLLSPVTGDPKLYSLLASVHSRFGCVPLAHIQDVCDAHVFLMENEQADGRYLCAGGSYPMAQIAQLLSLHYSPFKPAERLNKDFHGSNPSVVSSKRLTDLGFRFEHDVDEIIKNSVAQCVDHGFLEDADSSN; the protein is encoded by the exons ATGGGcagcatcggcggcggcggctcgccggaggagcgcgcggcggcgggcggcgggccggTGTGCGTGACGGGGTCGACCGGCTACGTCGGCTCGTGGCTCGTCCGCACCCTGCTCCGCCGTGGCTACCGCGTCCACGCCACCGCCCGGGACCCAG CCAAGGCGTGGCAGGTGTTCTCGGCGGTGGACGAGAAGGAGCAGCTGCGGGTGTTCCGGGCGGACATGGCCGACGAGGGCAGCTTCGACACCGCCGCGAGCGGCTGCGTGGCGCTCTTCCATGTCGCCGCCTCCATGGACCTCCACGTCTCACCCGACGTCGACAACATCG AGGAGCATGTGAGGACACGGGCGCTGGAGCCGGCGACGAGGGGGACCATCAACGTGCTGCAGTCATGCGTCCGCGCGGGGAGCGTCCGCAGGGTCGTCTTCACCTCGTCCATCAGCacgatgacggcggcggcggcggaggacggccgCTGGCGCAAGGCCGTCGTCGACGAGTCCTgcctgcgcgccgccgccgacgtctggACCGCCAAGCCCATCGGCTGG GTGTACATTCTGACGAAGCTGGtgacggaggaggcggcgttcGGGTTCGCGAGGGAGAACGGCATCAACCTGGCGTCGCTCGTGCTGCCGACGGTGGCCGGGCCGTTCTTGACGCCGGCCGTCCCTACCAGCATCCAGCTCCTCCTTTCACCCGTTACAG GTGATCCGAAGCTGTATTCGTTGCTGGCTTCCGTGCACTCCAGGTTCGGGTGCGTACCGCTCGCACACATCCAGGACGTGTGCGACGCGCACGTGTTCTTGATGGAGAACGAGCAAGCGGATGGACGGTATCTGTGCGCCGGAGGGAGCTATCCGATGGCCCAGATCGCCCAGCTGCTGTCCTTGCACTATTCACCTTTCAAGCCTGCAGAAAG GTTAAACAAGGATTTCCATGGCTCGAACCCGTCAGTGGTGTCGTCCAAACGGCTGACGGATTTGGGGTTCAGGTTCGAGCATGATGTGGATGAAATAATCAAGAACAGCGTTGCACAGTGCGTTGATCATGGATTCCTGGAGGACGCTGACAGCTCCAATTAG
- the LOC102715672 gene encoding 50S ribosomal protein L24, chloroplastic — translation MAGVAALQGAMASLSVSAPGAASTSSFWGHPLSTSSAAPAGIRFMIKTCPIQMRLKRWERKKCKPNSLPVLHKMHVRIGDTVQIIAGREKGKVGEVTRLFKHNSTVIVKDLNLKSKHKKGTEDEPGEIVMIEGPIHSSNVMLYSKEKNVASRVGHKFLEDGTKVRYLVKTGEVIDSAENWLKVFKEGGSEGSS, via the exons atggCTGGGGTGGCGGCGCTGCAGGGCGCGATGGCGTCCCTCTCCGTCTCGGCGCCCGGCGCGGCGAGCACCAGCAGCTTCTGGGGGCACCCgctctccacctcctccgccgcgccggcagGG ATTAGATTTATGATCAAGACATGCCCAATTCAAATGAGG CTTAAGCGATGGGAAAgaaagaagtgtaaaccaaacaGCCTTCCCGTTCTGCACAAGATGCATGTTAGGATAGGCGATACAGTACAAATCATCGCAGGGCGTGAGAAAGGTAAAGTCGGTGAAGTTACACGACTTTTTAAGCACAACAGCACTGTGATAGTGAAGGACTTGAACTTGAAGTCCAAGCACAAGAAAGGCACAGAAGATGAACCGGGTGAAATTGTCATG ATTGAAGGTCCCATTCACAGCTCAAATGTGATGCTCTACTCAAAGGAAAAGAATGTGGCGAGTAGGGTTGGACACAAATTCCTCGAGGATGGAACCAAGGTTCGTTACCTGGTCAAGACGGGTGAAGTAATTGATAGTGCTGAGAATTGGCTGAAGGTATTCAAGGAAGGAGGTTCGGAGGGATCATCTTAG